ACATGCGCTTCGCGGCCACTTTGACGTCGTCATCCTCGAAGCAAGACCCGACCTCGCGCGTCATGACATCCTGAACCGGCGCCATGTTGGGGTCGAGACCTTCAGCGGCAGCGCGGATCGTGATGTCGCACCGCGTATCTGATATTGGCCATACGTCGTACGACCTAGGTCGAGCTTCACTCGAAGAGAGTTTCTAGTACTGTCACACATCGCGAGAAACGACAGCGCGCTGCGGAGCATCACTGTCACAAGTGGCTGCGCAATTGTGGAGGTAAACCATGAATTCTAGATACAGAATCATCGTCGGCGTCGGACTTGTGGCGCTGTTCGTCCTTCCCTCCCTCGGATTGGCTCAGTCGTTGGGTTCTGCAGGGAGTTTCGCCGTCCTGGCGGGCTCGACGGTCACCAATGCCGGGGCGACCACCATCATCGGGAGTGTGGGAGTAAGCCCGGGAACCGCGATCACCGGCCTTCCTGCGGGGCAGCCGACTGGAGGCACGGTTCACGCCGGCGAGGACGTCGCGGCTCAAGCTCAAAGTGATCTCACAGGCGCTTACAATTCGCTCGCAGGCATGGCCTGCGGCACCAACCTGACCGGCCAGGATCTCGGTGGCCAGACGCTTGCACCGGGCGTCTATTGTTTCAATTCGTCGGCTCCGGTGACGGGAACACTCACGCTCGACGCTCAGGGCAATTCCAATGCGGTTTTCGTATTCCAAATCGGGAGTACGCTCACGACCGCAACGGACGCAGCTCTCAACCTGACTGGTGGAGCGCAAAGCACGAACGTGTATTGGCAGGTGGGCAGCAGTGCAACCCTCGGCACCGGCACTGTTTTCGGAGGCAACATTGTCGCGCTTGCGAGCATCACGCTGACGACCGGTGTGCGCCTGGATGGCAAAGCTCTGGCGCGCACAGGCGCCGTGACGATGGATGCCAACTTTGTTGGCGACGCCACAGGAGTGCCATTAGAAAAGACTACGTGGGGCATGATCAAGGTGATTTATCGGTAGATATGTTGATGGGGCCGCGAAATTGGCGTCGCCCGTCGACATCGGTCTTATGGGCCGGCGAACCGGCGACGCCAACACAAACAGTACAGTCAAAAACATGATCCATGCTCCGGGCGATTAGGGTTCAATCCCTCAATTTGCACGCGCCACGAGAACGAGGACGGACTACGGAGGCGCTACGCGCGTTTGACCGACGCT
This sequence is a window from Candidatus Krumholzibacteriia bacterium. Protein-coding genes within it:
- a CDS encoding ice-binding family protein, which gives rise to MNSRYRIIVGVGLVALFVLPSLGLAQSLGSAGSFAVLAGSTVTNAGATTIIGSVGVSPGTAITGLPAGQPTGGTVHAGEDVAAQAQSDLTGAYNSLAGMACGTNLTGQDLGGQTLAPGVYCFNSSAPVTGTLTLDAQGNSNAVFVFQIGSTLTTATDAALNLTGGAQSTNVYWQVGSSATLGTGTVFGGNIVALASITLTTGVRLDGKALARTGAVTMDANFVGDATGVPLEKTTWGMIKVIYR